One stretch of Lytechinus variegatus isolate NC3 chromosome 17, Lvar_3.0, whole genome shotgun sequence DNA includes these proteins:
- the LOC121431353 gene encoding uncharacterized protein LOC121431353 isoform X1 codes for MKEEVEEQGGSVCSQQYFFRKWRMEMSHVTIPKVGDSREPVFEMRHMHQTEILPREDNWQRRETNFTARKRVTPFPAKVHLGTKQKRPQHPLLKLGDMVAVYLAEFSNKWPRVSKVLEMTGDSVKLH; via the exons ATGAAGGAGGAAGTAGAAGAGCAAGGAGGTTCTGTTTGTAGTCAGCAATACTTCTTCCGCAAATGGAGAATGGAAATGTCTCATGTTACCATTCCAAAGGTAGGTGATTCTC GTGAACCGGTTTTTGAAATGCGACATATGCACCAAACTGAAATCTTGCCTAGAGAAGACAACTGGCAGAGAAGAGAGACAAACTTTACTGCAAGAAAGAGAGTCACACCTTTTCCAGCAAAA GTCCATCTAGGTACTAAGCAGAAAAGGCCTCAACATCCATTATTAAAACTGGGAGATATGGTTGCAGTCTACTTAGCAGAGTTCAGTAATAAGTGGCCGCGAGTGAGCAAAGTGTTAGAAATGACTGGAGACAGTGTGAAGCTGCATTAG
- the LOC121431353 gene encoding uncharacterized protein LOC121431353 isoform X2 has protein sequence MKEEVEEQGGSVCSQQYFFRKWRMEMSHVTIPKVNRFLKCDICTKLKSCLEKTTGREERQTLLQERESHLFQQKSI, from the exons ATGAAGGAGGAAGTAGAAGAGCAAGGAGGTTCTGTTTGTAGTCAGCAATACTTCTTCCGCAAATGGAGAATGGAAATGTCTCATGTTACCATTCCAAAG GTGAACCGGTTTTTGAAATGCGACATATGCACCAAACTGAAATCTTGCCTAGAGAAGACAACTGGCAGAGAAGAGAGACAAACTTTACTGCAAGAAAGAGAGTCACACCTTTTCCAGCAAAA GTCCATCTAG
- the LOC121431353 gene encoding uncharacterized protein LOC121431353 isoform X3 codes for MKEEVEEQGGSVCSQQYFFRKWRMEMSHVTIPKVNRFLKCDICTKLKSCLEKTTGREERQTLLQERESHLFQQK; via the exons ATGAAGGAGGAAGTAGAAGAGCAAGGAGGTTCTGTTTGTAGTCAGCAATACTTCTTCCGCAAATGGAGAATGGAAATGTCTCATGTTACCATTCCAAAG GTGAACCGGTTTTTGAAATGCGACATATGCACCAAACTGAAATCTTGCCTAGAGAAGACAACTGGCAGAGAAGAGAGACAAACTTTACTGCAAGAAAGAGAGTCACACCTTTTCCAGCAAAA GTAA